CGCTTGTATATAAAACCCATCTTCCCCTCCACCGGGTCCAAGAACGTCGGGGTGTCGATAATTTCAAAACCGGGTTTTCGAATTTTTCACCCACCAGTCCGCCACAATGCCTCGCTCCAAGCGCGCCCGCGTCGTCCACGAGACCAAGACCGCCAAAAAGTCCCACAAGGAACAGACCAGACGCCTGTACGCCAATATCCGGGAATCTGTCGAGAAATATGACCACCTGTTCGTCTTCGGAGTTGATAACATGCGCAATACCTACCTGAAGGATGTGCGCACTGAGTTCGCTGATAGCCGGTGAGTTTGTCTTTCCCTTATTTTTCACCTTGCGGGGGATTGTCTGTATTTTGATATTGGACTTTCTTGGTCTGTGGACATGGAAAATTGGAATATATCTCGATACATGGATATTCTATGATCAATGGCTAACATACTCGCAGtctcttcttcggcaagACCAAAGTCATGGCCGTTGCACTGGGCCACAATCCCGAATCCGAAGCAGCCACCAACCTGCACAAGCTCGTCCCCTATCTGACCGGTGCCGTCGGTCTCCTCTTCACCTCTCGCGATCCCGAGTCCGTCACCAACTACTTCGAGACCTTCCGTCCCCTGGACTTCGCCCGTGCCGGAACAGTCAGCACCCGGTCCTTCAGCATCCCGAACGGCCTTGTGTACTCGCGAGCCGGCGAGATCCCCGCCTCAGAGGACGAGCCAGTCAGCCACACGATCGAGCCCGAGCTGCGCAAGCTGGGCGTCCCCACCCGTCTCGTCAAGGGCAAGGTTATGCTCGAGTTGACCGGTGGCCAGGAGGCATTCCCCGTTTGCCGGGAGGGAGAGGTTCTCGATTCGCGGCAGACGACGCTACTCAAGATGTTCGGTGTTGCTACTTCTGAGTTCCATGTTGCACTGAAGGCTTGCTGGACCCGGGAAAGTGGGGAGGTGAAGATTCTTGAGAAGGAGCAGGGTGGTATGGAGGTTGAGCAGTGAAGTGCGGGAAATTTGGggttatagaaaaaaagtcCTTTTTcagattcttttctttgtcttttcttcttcgacgaaaTCCCCTGGGCATTTCTTGGAGTTAGGTATTGGCGCTTgcttttctgcttctttcttctttttctttctcttgttatGAGTGGTACCCGTTTATGACGGGTTATTCATTGCTGGATGAGCGTATGATGGACATACATGAATACCAAGCTAAAATCCTAccataaataaataaacctACAGTGACTATAAAGCAGGAGGTTACATGAGGATAAAATAAGACTATTCCGACCATTACCTTGATTTACACTGTACGAAGACACCTGGCATCGGTTATTTGTTGTTGCAGAACCTTACCTGATCTTCTTACCTGACCCCCGTGACACCTCCATGAAATCCACCTAAGACGTTGACTACCTAAAGTACATACTTACCCATAAAAGAGCAGTGCAAACCCTGGAGTAGAGGAAATTGGCAGGGTAGAAGGACATGCAAAGCAAGCAGAAGAATAACTCGATAAGGAAAACAGTAAGAAAGGGGTCGCGACCAAGTGTCCGGTTCCAGTAGACGTCGACTCTCCGGGAAGGAAACGGCCATTCCAAGGATCAGATCATGATGAGACCCCAGCGGTGTATATAGATACCTCGGTTCTGGCGTAAGATGAGGATGCGTAATGCTTCGACTGTTGTAAGTAATGGCCAAGCCTGAAGGAGACCTGAATGATCGGCGTGGACCTTGCCTTACCCATTGCCAAAACAGACGACGAGAGAAACTGGAGGATCGATCAGAAATACCCACCAGCAAACCATGTTGAGTACTAAATGGGGGAAATCCTTCATGAGGTAGGTATTCAGTATCTTCTCTTGGCGCGAGGGTCGTCGTATGAATCATCCTCATGATATCGCTTGCGTCCATAGTCCTCTCGGCCTCCGTATCGGTCACCACGATCACGATCGCGGTCGCGGTCCCGGTAACGGTAGCTGTCCCTGTCGCGGTCCCTGTGCCGGTCACCACCATCGCGGTCCCGGTCATCCCGTCGATCGCGGTCGGAGAAGCCATCTCTCGGCCTAACGGGTTCACGGTTGCTTCCGGTTGCGCCCCGATCACGATCACCAAACCTGCCACCAAAACCACCGCTCCTTCCACCACCAGGGCCAGACGGTGCATTTGGTGGAGCTTGTCCGCCTCCGCCGAATCCATTGCGGCCTCCTTGgtatccaacaccaccacgAGGACCCCCGAAACGTTCGTTACGGAAGCCTCCCCTTcctctaccaccaccaaagcCACCACGGAAGCCACCACCATAGCCTCCAGGTCCAGAGGGAGCGCCGAATGATCCAGGACCAATAGGGCGCGAGGGCAAGGCTTTGGTGTAACCACGGCCTCCAAGACCGCCGCCGAAGCGCCGAGGCTTCCAGCCCTTGACGGTGCGACCACGTTCTACGTCAACCAAGACACGTCGGTCCTTGATACGAATGCCATCCGTCTCTTTGTAGGCGGCTGGAACCGTCAGAAGCATATAATGTCAGCAAAACGATCTCACGACGCAGATACCTGTTGCCAATAAAGGTGTTGGTCATTTGCAGTAATACCTTTCATGTCTTTCTCGCGCTCGTAAACGATAAAAGCGTATCCTCTGTGCGGTTTCTTCGAACCCTTTGGAGTTACAGTGTCTTTGACGATACGGATCTAGATAGAGTCAATGACATCAGTATAGGagaaaccaaaagaagaaaagttAAAAAGGATTGTAAGAGTATTACCCGCTCAATAGGTCCAAAACGGCCGAACTCTCTTTCGAGATCGGACTCCTTGACATCGTAACTAAGACGAGATACAAAAAGTGTCTTGAAGGGGTCACCACGAGCTTGCGGGTCGTTTGAAGGGTCGACTGGAAAAGTTAGTATGCATGCGCTCAGACGCAACTACAGAGTTAATGGGGATAACCCACATGTATGAATGCCTTCTGTCAAGTGTTTCTCgatgttttccttcttctcctgcttctgTCGCAATTTGCGCTGTATCCAACTCTCTGTAGCATTGTACGGGTACTCCTCTTCATACTCCTTCAAGTCCGGGAGATACTGTGCGACACCGCCGAGTGTACTCTTCTTACAGTCCTCTGGTGCACGGTCAATGGGAGTAACATAGCGCAAGGGTGGACGAGGCTGAAAGAGGGCGAGGAGCGGAGGGGGGAGCTTGTCCGTCATCGTTGAGCCCTCAGTCAGTTAAAGTATAGTACAGTATGACAAAATGAGGGTTCGATTCCCATGCGCAATGGGCATAGGCAACGATGAGCGTTGGAATTATTCTGAGACACTACCACAGGCCTCGTTTGTCGAGTTCGCGTTCCTCCGTGACTTGGCAGCTCAATTGCAGTTCTGGAAGCCGCTAGGCGCGCTAACCGACATAGCCGCGGACCAATGACAGCCACGCCCGGAGGTGCTGAAAAGTGAACTATCTCTCCGTAGACCGGCTCTCGACTTACTGTAGCGATCAAATAAAGAATCGCAGAAATGCCTGTACAAGGAATTAGAGCGGTTACCACAGCCAGAGTATGTCTATCTCACTCGAAACTAGGTCTGTGGTGCTCACAATAGCTAATTTTT
This DNA window, taken from Aspergillus flavus chromosome 5, complete sequence, encodes the following:
- a CDS encoding ribosomal protein L10-domain-containing protein, coding for MPRSKRARVVHETKTAKKSHKEQTRRLYANIRESVEKYDHLFVFGVDNMRNTYLKDVRTEFADSRLFFGKTKVMAVALGHNPESEAATNLHKLVPYLTGAVGLLFTSRDPESVTNYFETFRPLDFARAGTVSTRSFSIPNGLVYSRAGEIPASEDEPVSHTIEPELRKLGVPTRLVKGKVMLELTGGQEAFPVCREGEVLDSRQTTLLKMFGVATSEFHVALKACWTRESGEVKILEKEQGGMEVEQ
- a CDS encoding U1 small nuclear ribonucleoprotein 70 kDa (unnamed protein product), with product MTDKLPPPLLALFQPRPPLRYVTPIDRAPEDCKKSTLGGVAQYLPDLKEYEEEYPYNATESWIQRKLRQKQEKKENIEKHLTEGIHTFDPSNDPQARGDPFKTLFVSRLSYDVKESDLEREFGRFGPIERIRIVKDTVTPKGSKKPHRGYAFIVYEREKDMKAAYKETDGIRIKDRRVLVDVERGRTVKGWKPRRFGGGLGGRGYTKALPSRPIGPGSFGAPSGPGGYGGGFRGGFGGGRGRGGFRNERFGGPRGGVGYQGGRNGFGGGGQAPPNAPSGPGGGRSGGFGGRFGDRDRGATGSNREPVRPRDGFSDRDRRDDRDRDGGDRHRDRDRDSYRYRDRDRDRDRGDRYGGREDYGRKRYHEDDSYDDPRAKRRY